Proteins encoded in a region of the Tachyglossus aculeatus isolate mTacAcu1 chromosome 11, mTacAcu1.pri, whole genome shotgun sequence genome:
- the LOC119935195 gene encoding putative white-brown complex homolog protein 30 isoform X2 — translation MPSQHFKGILGCQVERGLLALPSRTLVQSDPVTYPCPPGYYCPGGREFEGRGPQECPENTYQAELGAWSQRECQPCPPGYDCPTPGLSSYEDHLCPPGHWCPGKQRALLCPPGTFRTQLGATSWEECEPCPPGLYCPDPLLTGLVNVRGIPCRPGYECPRGSMSETLCRAGSFCGPQTGIPPMCPGGYACPEVSSTYRTVEQLQQGLPSAPLPFWALPPHHEL, via the exons ATGCCCAGCCAACACTTTAAGGGCATCCTTGGGTGCCAGGTGGAGAGAGGACTGTTGGCCTTGCCCTCCAGGACACTGGTGCAAA GTGACCCAGTGACCTATCCTTGTCCTCCTGGTTATTACtgccctggagggagggaatttgAAGGCAGGGGCCCTCAAGAATGTCCTGAGAACACGTATCAGGCAGAACTAGGGGCCTGGAGCCAGAGAGAATGCCAGCCATGCCCACCAGGATATGACTGCCCAACCCCTG GCCTGTCATCTTATGAAGACCACCTCTGCCCTCCAGGGCACTGGTGCCCAGGAAAGCAAAGGGCCTTGCTCTGCCCTCCAGGTACCTTTAGGACCCAGCTAGGTGCCACATCatgggaagagtgtgagccctgcccTCCAGGCCTTTACTGCCCTGACCCGTTGCTGACCGGCCTGGTCAACGTCCGTGGCATTCCTTGCAGACCTGGCTATGAGTGCCCTCGAG GCTCCATGAGTGAGACCTTGTGCAGAGCTGGTTCCTTCTGTGGTCCCCAGACTGGTATTCCCCCCATGTGTCCCGGGGGCTATGCTTGTCCAGAAGTATCTTCCACCTACCGCACAGTTGAGCAGCT GCAGCAAGGATTACCTTCAGCACCCCTGCCCTTCTGGGCATTACCGCCCCACCATGAACTCTGA